The following proteins are encoded in a genomic region of Periophthalmus magnuspinnatus isolate fPerMag1 chromosome 23, fPerMag1.2.pri, whole genome shotgun sequence:
- the atxn7l1 gene encoding ataxin-7-like protein 1, whose amino-acid sequence MHKKRHGSPVPSRGPLVPMKPKTPAVAPAVNPSPGDTLAFRVPKDYPHSRFNKAPLAVYPPKGARSKTCVSLPVVSLEKMPCLSRTSSASHMRLNSSPSVHKASSLTSPPSQRSSEKLLNGRGSSGPPTPRTSPSPSSLDGRPSPARSPLDRRPSSTPSPSQPDRKPSPSPSPSHRCSALPSSSSSTLEKKQQNGTKTTAARPHKRLSGRVFDPNKHCGVPDPETKRPCTRSLTCKSHSLTQRRAVQGRRKHFDILLAEHKSNAKEKEGAKEREKERDVAQERKDQSLNKSLTSHQSPSKPHCPNGRPLSTLKLRLANAHIPRAPGPTASSSTPLPPAPTPPSTPHPEPSPSGWTSSAGEGGRLSSDEGDAESPEDTDRAAIHFSNHHPQPLGFCVFKSRLMGRGHYVFDRRWDRMRLALQNMVEKHLNSQMWRKVPFAAESLQTPSSSSSSSSSSSSSSQQPYPPSPLSGSSPVSTLPSNSYTSTFPQTTGVFNIRDTPRSHTQTALGKAGNGTHKSSRQSKVMEDSLVGSKKRKNSTFYSFSSLFPAVDNHKRNGSSHHLTLQGAGGTVATPGRRKELGGGGGGLWSGAEGWMSRVEGAHNSQSSREAGVSAPYTSTKDAATAPYQPLPSPSVPPTYGGKPDNRKRRSPSSFRGKPSKLSRPREPESMFGTGNDSSGILALRPESPRQVKMHH is encoded by the exons ATGCATA AAAAGCGTCATGGCTCCCCTGTTCCGTCTCGGGGTCCCCTTGTCCCGATGAAGCCCAAGACCCCCGCGGTGGCCCCGGCTGTGAACCCCAGTCCGGGCGACACTCTGGCATTCAGGGTGCCCAAAGACTACCCACACTCACGCTTCAACAAGGCACCACTCGCTGTCTACCCACCCAAGGGAGCCCGCAGCAAAACATG TGTGTCTCTTCCGGTGGTCAGCCTGGAGAAGATGCCCTGTCTGAGTCGTACCAGCTCCGCGTCCCACATGCGCCTCAACTCTTCCCCCTCCGTCCACAAagcctcctccctcacctctcctccctcccagcGCTCGTCCGAAAAACTTCTCAACGGCAGGGGCAGCAGTGGACCCCCGACACCTCGCACCAgcccctccccttcctctctggATGGTCGCCCCAGCCCTGCCCGCTCGCCCCTGGACAGAAGACcctcctccactccctctccctcccagCCTGACCGCAAACCCTCGCCATCACCCTCCCCTTCGCACAGATGTAGCGCTTTACCCTCAtcttcatcctcaacactggAAAAGAAACAGCAAAATGgaaccaaaacaacagcagccagGCCACACAAAAGGCTCTCAG GAAGAGTGTTCGATCCAAATAAGCACTGTGGAGTCCCAGACCCTGAGACGAAGCGGCCCTGCACGCGCTCTCTGACCTGCAAG TCTCACTCCTTAACTCAACGCCGGGCCGTCCAAGGAAGAAGGAAGCATTTTGACATACTGTTGGCTGAACACAAGAGTAATgccaaagagaaagagggagcaaaagagagagagaaagagagggatgtaGCCCAAGAACGAAAAGACCAGAGTTTGAACAAGAGTCTCACTTCACACCAGAGCCCCAGCAAGCCTCACTGCCCCAACGGACGACCACTGTCCACCCTAAAGCTACGGCTGGCCAATGCTCACATACCCAG GGCTCCAGGTCCCACTGCTTCCTCCTCAACCCCTCTGCCCCCCGCACCCACCCCTCCCTCCACTCCACACCCAGAGCCGTCCCCTTCAGGCTGGACGTCTTCAGCCGGAGAGGGGGGTCGACTCTCCAGTGATGAGGGAGACGCAGAATCACCAGAGGACACGGACAGAGCTGCCATTCACTTCTCCAATCACCACCCACAACCTCTGGGG ttttgtgttttcaaaaGTCGACTAATGGGACGGGGCCACTACGTGTTTGATCGGCGATGGGACAGGATGAGGCTGGCTCTGCAGAATATGGTTGAAAAACATCTCAACTCACAGATGTGGAG GAAGGTGCCTTTTGCAGCTGAGAGCCTCCAGAcaccctcttcctcctcctcctcctcctcctcttcttcctcttcctcccagcAGCCATACCCTCCGTCCCCCCTCTCCGGCAGCTCTCCTGTCTCCACACTTCCATCAAACTCCTACACTTCTACCTTTCCCCAAACAACAGGGGTTTTTAACATCCGGGACACCCCACGTTCTCACACACAGACTGCACTGGGTAAAGCAGGCAACGGCACGCATAAATCAAGTCGCCAATCGAAAGTGATGGAGGACTCTTTAGTGGGATCAAAGAAGAGGAAAAACTCTACTTTCTACTCGTTTTCGTCCTTGTTTCCAGCGGTAGATAATCACAAAAGGAATGGTAGCAGTCACCATCTGACGTTACAAGGCGCAGGGGGCACAGTTGCCACTCCTGGACGCCGAAAAGAGCTCGGAGGTGGGGGAGGTGGACTGTGGAGTGGGGCAGAGGGCTGGATGTCGAGAGTTGAAGGGGCGCACAACTCACAAAGCAG TCGTGAGGCTGGCGTCAGTGCACCCTACACATCCACCAAGGATGCAGCCACTGCCCCGTACCAGCCCCtgccctccccctctgtccccccgACCTATGGAGGAAAACCAGATAATCGAAAGAGGAGGAGTCCCAGCTCCTTCAGAGGGAAGCCTAGCAAACTGAGCCGGCCGCGTGAACCAGAGAGCATGTTTGGAACAGGCAACGACAGCAGTGGGATACTGGCTTTGAGACCAGAGTCACCCAGACag GTCAAGATGCATCACTGA